The following are encoded together in the Streptomyces sp. NBC_01465 genome:
- a CDS encoding tetratricopeptide repeat protein — protein MTDQAVDVSGRTGVRETGRTDSQFFGRQRELKSLRADIERAGLDTMAGRKGKRPRVLLVAGRPGSGRTSLADELAQGLTDDYPDGVLRARLTLPGGERVPTVDTARELLGALAVVAPPGEGEDELTERVREALSVRRVVLLLDDAADAEQVEPLLPDAADCLVVATATGPLTGIPDVRPCTLGGLDTAAGVELLGRFTGNVRITVDPRTAESLVEECGGQPSALVLVGGWLAARPKDSVADAAKKLRELPGDDTWLPRVAPPAPPQSDAGSEDSEEPGEARRAVPAEQPAAPRQLVRAFRFVYESLPAPAARILRLLALAPAGLADAHIASALAGCSVSAAQSTLDDFAALGLLRRLGPLYEVPGALAPLLRALMEDRDRPAEVQLARARMLERTVRQLQSCRAVTDPDGSPARKRLAGLPKSLRFPSAPAAAEWLRVRQPALIASARIAVEDGDLDTLARRLVAALVRALIAHRGAADAAAELYGLHQLVLSVAERRDLPREKAAALLNLADLDARTGRTEEALARYRAALEAGRAANDPFAISRAMESVGGAYQELGDWQRASDWYGRALAQRQSRGESADEARLYGRLGTVLTYAGNYGEALRNWRAAAAGHRRLGDLPGQARVLSEAARVQEYAGRPEESLRTCREAVEWARQAKDVRLQAALEIRLADTLDRLGDPAAAQLHRGSAERLLVDPASAYEIRSQSAKD, from the coding sequence GTGACGGATCAGGCGGTGGATGTGAGCGGCCGGACCGGCGTCCGGGAGACCGGGCGGACGGACAGTCAGTTCTTCGGCAGACAGCGTGAGTTGAAGTCGCTGCGCGCCGACATCGAACGGGCCGGTCTCGACACCATGGCCGGTCGCAAGGGGAAACGCCCCCGTGTGCTTCTCGTCGCCGGACGGCCGGGCTCCGGCCGGACGTCCCTCGCCGACGAGCTGGCCCAAGGCCTCACCGACGACTACCCCGACGGCGTGCTGCGCGCCCGTCTGACCCTGCCCGGCGGCGAGCGCGTCCCCACCGTGGACACGGCGCGCGAACTGCTCGGCGCGCTGGCCGTCGTGGCGCCGCCCGGGGAGGGCGAGGACGAACTCACCGAGCGGGTGCGCGAAGCCCTCTCGGTGCGCCGGGTCGTGCTGCTGCTCGACGACGCCGCCGACGCCGAACAGGTCGAACCGCTGCTTCCGGACGCTGCCGACTGCCTCGTCGTGGCCACCGCGACCGGGCCGCTGACGGGGATCCCCGACGTACGGCCGTGCACGCTCGGTGGTCTCGACACCGCCGCGGGCGTCGAACTCCTCGGCCGGTTCACCGGCAATGTGCGGATCACCGTCGACCCCAGGACCGCGGAGTCGCTCGTGGAGGAGTGCGGCGGCCAGCCGTCCGCGCTCGTCCTGGTGGGCGGCTGGCTCGCGGCCCGGCCGAAGGACTCGGTCGCGGACGCGGCCAAGAAGCTCCGTGAACTGCCCGGCGACGACACCTGGTTGCCCCGGGTGGCCCCTCCCGCACCGCCGCAGTCGGATGCCGGGAGCGAGGACTCCGAGGAGCCGGGCGAGGCGCGCCGTGCCGTCCCCGCCGAGCAGCCCGCGGCGCCCCGGCAGCTCGTCCGCGCATTCCGCTTCGTGTACGAATCGCTGCCCGCGCCCGCGGCGCGGATACTGCGACTGCTCGCCCTCGCTCCCGCCGGCCTCGCCGACGCGCACATCGCCTCCGCGCTCGCCGGCTGTTCGGTCTCGGCCGCCCAGTCGACCCTGGACGACTTCGCCGCGCTCGGTCTGCTGCGGCGGCTCGGCCCCCTGTACGAGGTGCCCGGCGCGCTCGCCCCGCTGCTGCGGGCGCTGATGGAGGACCGCGACCGGCCCGCCGAGGTGCAGCTGGCCAGGGCGCGGATGCTGGAGCGGACCGTACGGCAGCTGCAGTCGTGCCGAGCGGTCACCGACCCCGACGGCTCACCGGCCCGCAAGCGGCTCGCCGGGCTGCCGAAGTCGCTGCGCTTCCCGAGCGCCCCGGCCGCGGCCGAGTGGCTGCGGGTGCGGCAGCCCGCGCTGATCGCCTCGGCGCGCATCGCCGTCGAGGACGGCGACCTCGACACGCTCGCCCGCCGTCTGGTGGCCGCGCTGGTACGGGCACTGATCGCACACCGGGGCGCCGCGGACGCGGCCGCCGAGCTGTACGGGCTGCACCAGCTGGTGCTCTCCGTCGCCGAGCGCCGCGATCTGCCCCGGGAGAAGGCCGCGGCCCTGCTGAATCTGGCCGACCTGGACGCGCGCACCGGGCGCACCGAGGAGGCGCTGGCCCGCTACCGGGCCGCGCTGGAGGCAGGACGGGCCGCGAACGACCCCTTCGCGATCAGCCGCGCGATGGAATCCGTAGGCGGCGCCTACCAGGAGCTGGGGGACTGGCAACGGGCCTCCGACTGGTACGGCCGGGCCCTCGCCCAGCGTCAGAGCCGCGGGGAGTCCGCCGACGAGGCGCGGCTCTACGGGCGGCTCGGCACCGTACTGACCTATGCGGGGAACTACGGCGAGGCGCTGCGGAACTGGCGGGCCGCAGCCGCCGGGCACCGCCGTCTCGGTGATCTGCCGGGCCAGGCGCGGGTGTTGAGCGAGGCGGCCCGGGTGCAGGAGTACGCGGGACGGCCCGAGGAGTCGCTGCGCACCTGCCGCGAGGCGGTCGAGTGGGCGCGGCAGGCCAAGGACGTGCGGCTTCAGGCGGCGCTGGAGATCCGTCTCGCGGACACGCTGGACCGGCTCGGCGACCCGGCGGCGGCCCAGCTGCACAGGGGTTCGGCCGAAAGACTGCTGGTCGATCCGGCATCTGCCTACGAAATCCGCAGTCAGTCGGCGAAAGATTGA
- a CDS encoding NUDIX hydrolase produces the protein MTIKDTAEEWQVTGTVTPFTGNKTSVRTDEVVMPDGTVARRDYQVHPGSVAVLALDDSGRVLVLRQYRHPVRHKLWEIPAGLLDIPGENPLHAAQRELYEEAHVKAEDWRVLTDIYTSPGGSDEAVRIFLARDISEADGERFEVSEEEADMELARIPLPELVRGVLAGELHNSCTVAGVLALSAALGGEGVDALRPAEAPWPARPFEA, from the coding sequence ATGACCATCAAGGACACCGCCGAGGAGTGGCAGGTCACCGGAACGGTGACCCCCTTCACGGGCAACAAGACCAGCGTCCGCACCGACGAAGTGGTCATGCCCGACGGCACGGTCGCCCGCCGCGACTACCAGGTCCACCCCGGCTCGGTGGCCGTCCTCGCGCTCGACGACTCGGGCCGGGTTCTCGTACTGCGCCAGTACCGCCACCCCGTACGCCACAAGCTCTGGGAGATCCCGGCCGGACTCCTCGACATCCCCGGCGAGAACCCGCTGCACGCCGCGCAGCGCGAGCTGTACGAGGAGGCGCACGTCAAGGCCGAGGACTGGCGGGTGCTGACCGACATCTACACCTCGCCCGGCGGCTCGGACGAAGCGGTGCGGATCTTCCTCGCCCGGGACATCTCCGAGGCGGACGGCGAGCGCTTCGAGGTCTCCGAGGAGGAGGCCGACATGGAGCTGGCGCGCATTCCGCTTCCCGAGCTCGTACGGGGCGTGCTCGCCGGGGAGTTGCACAACAGCTGCACGGTGGCGGGCGTGCTTGCACTCTCCGCCGCCCTGGGCGGCGAGGGCGTCGACGCGCTGCGCCCGGCGGAGGCCCCCTGGCCCGCCCGGCCTTTCGAGGCCTGA
- a CDS encoding CTP synthase, whose amino-acid sequence MQPKSTTTKHIFVTGGVASSLGKGLTASSLGALLKARGLRVTMQKLDPYLNVDPGTMNPFQHGEVFVTNDGAETDLDIGHYERFLDVDLDGSANVTTGQVYSQVIAKERRGEYLGDTVQVIPHITNEIKHRIRRMAADDVDVVITEVGGTVGDIESLPFLETVRQVRHEVGRDNVFVVHISLLPYIGPSGELKTKPTQHSVAALRNIGIQPDAIVLRADRDVPTAIKRKISLMCDVDEDAVVACVDAKSIYDIPKVLHTEGLDAYVVRKLDLPFRDVDWTTWDDLLDRVHNPDHEVTVALVGKYIDLPDAYLSVTEAIRAGGFANKARVKVKWVASDDCKTPAGAAKQLGDVDAICVPGGFGDRGVNGKIGAIQYARENKVPLLGLCLGLQCIVIEAARNLAGIPDANSTEFDAATAHPVISTMEEQLAYVEGAGDLGGTMRLGLYPAKLAEGSIVRETYDDQPYVDERHRHRYEVNNAYRAELEKKAGIVFSGTSPDNKLVEYVEYPREVHPYLVATQAHPELRSRPTRPHPLFAGLVKAAVARKTGK is encoded by the coding sequence ATGCAGCCCAAATCCACGACGACCAAGCACATCTTCGTCACCGGGGGTGTCGCCTCCTCCCTCGGCAAGGGTCTGACTGCCTCGAGCCTCGGAGCCCTCCTCAAGGCGCGGGGCCTGCGGGTCACCATGCAGAAGCTCGACCCGTACCTGAACGTCGACCCCGGCACGATGAACCCCTTCCAGCACGGCGAGGTGTTCGTCACCAACGACGGAGCCGAGACCGACCTCGACATCGGACACTACGAGCGCTTCCTCGACGTTGACTTGGACGGCTCCGCCAATGTCACTACAGGCCAGGTCTATTCCCAGGTCATCGCCAAGGAGCGCCGCGGCGAATACCTGGGCGACACCGTCCAGGTGATCCCGCACATCACCAACGAGATCAAGCACCGCATCCGCCGTATGGCCGCCGACGACGTCGACGTGGTCATCACGGAGGTCGGCGGCACGGTCGGCGACATCGAGTCGCTGCCCTTCCTGGAGACGGTCCGCCAGGTCCGCCACGAGGTCGGTCGCGACAACGTCTTCGTCGTGCACATCTCGCTGCTGCCCTACATCGGCCCCTCCGGCGAGCTGAAGACCAAGCCCACCCAGCACTCGGTGGCCGCCCTGCGCAACATCGGTATCCAGCCGGACGCGATCGTCCTGCGCGCCGACCGCGACGTGCCGACCGCCATCAAGCGCAAGATCTCGCTGATGTGCGACGTCGACGAGGACGCCGTGGTGGCGTGCGTCGACGCCAAGTCGATCTACGACATCCCCAAGGTCCTCCACACCGAGGGCCTCGACGCCTACGTCGTCCGCAAGCTGGACCTGCCGTTCCGCGATGTGGACTGGACGACCTGGGACGACCTCCTGGACCGTGTCCACAACCCCGACCACGAGGTCACCGTCGCGCTGGTCGGCAAGTACATCGACCTGCCCGACGCCTACCTCTCGGTCACCGAGGCGATCCGCGCGGGCGGCTTCGCCAACAAGGCCCGCGTGAAGGTGAAGTGGGTCGCTTCCGACGACTGCAAGACGCCGGCCGGCGCCGCCAAGCAGCTCGGCGACGTGGACGCGATCTGCGTGCCCGGCGGCTTCGGCGACCGCGGTGTCAACGGCAAGATCGGCGCGATCCAGTACGCCCGTGAGAACAAGGTCCCGCTGCTCGGCCTCTGCCTGGGCCTGCAGTGCATCGTGATCGAGGCTGCCAGGAACCTGGCCGGCATCCCCGACGCCAACTCCACCGAGTTCGACGCCGCCACCGCCCACCCGGTGATCTCCACCATGGAGGAGCAGCTCGCGTACGTCGAGGGCGCCGGCGACCTGGGCGGCACGATGCGCCTGGGCCTCTACCCGGCGAAGCTCGCCGAGGGCTCCATCGTCCGTGAGACCTACGACGACCAGCCGTACGTCGACGAGCGCCACCGCCACCGCTACGAGGTGAACAACGCCTACCGCGCGGAGCTCGAGAAGAAGGCCGGCATCGTCTTCTCCGGCACGTCCCCGGACAACAAGCTCGTCGAGTACGTCGAGTACCCGCGCGAGGTCCACCCCTACCTGGTCGCCACGCAGGCCCACCCGGAGCTGCGCTCGCGCCCGACCCGCCCGCACCCGCTCTTCGCCGGCCTGGTGAAGGCTGCCGTCGCGCGCAAGACGGGCAAGTAA
- a CDS encoding glycoside hydrolase family 15 protein: MAGRIEDYALIGDMQTAALVCRDGTADWLCLPRFDSHAVFAGLLGTDEHGFWRLGPAHAADDPPPAADRRRYRGDSLILESEWDTPRGTVRVTDFMPPRDGAPQLIRIVEGVSGRVPMRSALRMRFSYGRVTPWVHKVDSRTVAVAGPDSVWLDTSAETFGKNLTTYSEFTVAPGDRIAFTISWQPSHKEPPPLADPEGALTLTEDFWREWVEQCTYHGPYREAVVRSLITLKALTYAPTGGIVAAPTTSLPEDIGGSRNWDYRYTWLRDAAITLSSLLRTGYREEARAWREWLLRAVAGDPENLQIMYGIAGERELGEAELDWLPGYENSGPVRVGNGAAGQLQLDVYGEVTEALHLAHMTGLARNDHAALLQLKLIRHLEDNWDQPDEGIWEVRGPRRHFVHSKVMAWVAVDRTIKLIESGDADGPLEKWRDLRDDIHRDVCEKGYDKERNTFTQSYGSKELDASLLLIPQMGFLPPDDKRVIGTIEAIQRELSTEDGFVLRYPTTGEDAGVDGLEGDEGAFLACSFWLADDLAMIGRVDEARKLFEKLLSLRNDLGLLAEEWDSRLQRQVGNFPQAFSHVPLIDTALRLTASGAYGG, encoded by the coding sequence GTGGCCGGGCGCATCGAGGATTACGCACTCATCGGAGACATGCAGACCGCGGCACTGGTCTGCAGGGACGGCACGGCCGACTGGCTCTGCCTCCCACGCTTCGACTCGCACGCCGTCTTTGCCGGACTGCTCGGCACCGACGAACACGGTTTCTGGCGACTGGGCCCCGCGCACGCCGCGGACGACCCACCGCCGGCCGCCGACCGGCGCCGCTACCGCGGGGACTCCCTGATCCTGGAGTCCGAGTGGGACACCCCGCGCGGCACCGTCCGTGTGACGGATTTCATGCCGCCGCGCGACGGCGCGCCCCAGCTGATCCGCATCGTGGAGGGCGTGAGCGGGCGCGTGCCGATGCGCTCCGCGCTCCGTATGCGCTTCAGCTACGGCCGGGTCACGCCCTGGGTCCACAAGGTCGACAGCCGTACGGTCGCCGTCGCGGGCCCCGACTCGGTCTGGCTGGACACCTCGGCCGAGACCTTCGGCAAGAACCTGACGACGTACTCCGAATTCACCGTCGCACCGGGTGACCGGATCGCCTTCACGATCAGCTGGCAGCCCTCGCACAAGGAGCCGCCTCCCCTGGCGGACCCCGAGGGCGCGCTGACGCTGACGGAGGACTTCTGGCGGGAGTGGGTCGAGCAGTGCACGTACCACGGCCCCTACCGCGAGGCCGTCGTCCGCTCGCTGATCACGCTGAAGGCGCTGACCTACGCTCCGACCGGCGGCATCGTGGCGGCGCCCACGACCTCGCTGCCCGAGGACATCGGCGGCTCCCGCAACTGGGACTACCGCTACACCTGGCTGCGCGACGCCGCCATCACGCTCTCCTCGCTGCTGCGCACCGGCTACCGCGAGGAGGCCCGTGCCTGGCGCGAGTGGCTGCTGCGCGCGGTCGCGGGCGACCCGGAGAACCTGCAGATCATGTACGGGATCGCCGGTGAGCGCGAGCTCGGCGAGGCGGAGCTGGACTGGCTGCCGGGCTATGAGAATTCTGGTCCCGTACGTGTCGGGAACGGCGCCGCAGGCCAGCTGCAGCTCGATGTGTACGGCGAGGTCACCGAGGCCCTGCACCTGGCGCACATGACAGGTCTGGCCCGCAACGACCACGCCGCCCTCCTCCAGCTGAAGCTGATCCGCCACCTCGAGGACAACTGGGACCAGCCCGACGAGGGCATCTGGGAGGTCCGCGGCCCGCGCCGCCACTTCGTGCACTCCAAGGTCATGGCCTGGGTCGCCGTCGACCGCACGATCAAGCTCATCGAGTCGGGCGACGCCGACGGACCGCTGGAGAAGTGGCGCGATCTGCGCGACGACATCCACCGGGACGTCTGCGAGAAGGGCTACGACAAGGAGCGCAACACCTTCACCCAGTCCTACGGGTCGAAGGAGCTGGACGCCTCCCTGCTGCTCATCCCGCAGATGGGCTTCCTGCCGCCCGACGACAAGCGCGTCATCGGCACCATCGAGGCGATCCAGCGCGAGCTGTCCACGGAGGACGGCTTCGTCCTGCGTTACCCGACCACCGGCGAGGACGCGGGCGTCGACGGGCTCGAGGGCGACGAAGGCGCCTTCCTCGCCTGCTCGTTCTGGCTCGCCGACGACCTGGCGATGATCGGGCGCGTCGACGAGGCGCGGAAGCTCTTCGAGAAGCTGCTGTCGCTCCGCAACGACCTCGGTCTCCTCGCCGAGGAGTGGGACTCGCGGCTCCAGCGGCAGGTCGGCAACTTCCCGCAGGCGTTCAGCCATGTGCCGTTGATCGACACAGCCCTGCGGCTGACCGCTTCGGGAGCGTACGGCGGCTGA
- a CDS encoding PucR family transcriptional regulator, producing the protein MENQGGITVQRALELPGLRGGLPEVVAGADRLQRTVRWVHAGEVPNIASLLKGGELLLTTGLGLGTRPAEQRAFVRRLADRGIAALVVELGPRFSRLPATLVETARAAGLPLVQLHREVPFVSVTEEVHTEIVNGHYALLQRAEEVHRRCTEALLGGGGVPQVLRILADFASNPVFLETADGQLLYAAGEDEPLQVWEGLRGHRPAGAVLVEVPGGGPGTGFVRARIALIPVAGPLAPVHRMAAERAAGILAVVLMQARQEEELAARGRGDFLTDLAEGRISAEDAPAQARVLGFKPGDGPLLPVVMRLASELSPTGNWAVLARAVLEELSSVGVPVLLGVRPVEGRVPLLLGLRGESERTAVADRVAVALRAGVERAGLERAGAHPPVVVVGVAGGWAAASAGLRHAAETATAAQGLSDRPWYDARRLDIDLLLWRLRDHPDLAAFVDRAIGPLREHDRTSRPPLLPTLQTYLAHAGRKAETARELHLNRQTLYNRLARIAELLGTDLDDPQTVLALSLALRARRHTS; encoded by the coding sequence ATGGAGAACCAGGGCGGGATCACTGTGCAGCGGGCGCTGGAACTGCCGGGTCTGCGCGGCGGCCTTCCCGAGGTCGTCGCGGGCGCGGACCGGCTTCAGCGCACCGTGCGCTGGGTGCACGCGGGCGAGGTGCCGAACATCGCCTCGCTGCTCAAGGGCGGCGAGCTGCTGCTCACCACGGGCCTGGGGCTCGGCACCCGGCCCGCCGAGCAGCGGGCGTTCGTCCGCAGGCTCGCCGACCGGGGCATCGCGGCGCTCGTCGTGGAGCTCGGGCCCCGGTTCAGCAGGCTGCCCGCGACGCTGGTGGAGACGGCGCGGGCCGCCGGGCTCCCTCTCGTACAGCTGCACCGTGAGGTCCCCTTCGTCTCGGTGACGGAAGAGGTCCACACGGAGATCGTCAATGGGCACTACGCGCTGCTGCAGCGGGCCGAAGAGGTGCACCGGCGTTGTACGGAGGCGCTGCTCGGCGGGGGCGGGGTGCCTCAGGTCCTGCGGATCCTGGCCGACTTCGCGTCCAATCCGGTTTTCCTGGAGACGGCGGACGGGCAGCTCCTCTACGCCGCCGGTGAGGACGAGCCGCTCCAGGTGTGGGAGGGGCTGCGCGGACACCGGCCCGCTGGTGCGGTGCTGGTGGAGGTGCCCGGCGGGGGTCCCGGGACGGGTTTCGTACGGGCTCGGATCGCGCTGATTCCGGTCGCGGGACCGCTCGCGCCGGTGCACCGCATGGCGGCCGAGCGGGCTGCGGGGATCCTGGCCGTCGTGCTGATGCAGGCGCGTCAGGAGGAGGAGCTGGCGGCGCGCGGGCGCGGGGATTTCCTCACCGATCTCGCGGAGGGCCGTATCAGCGCGGAGGACGCGCCCGCCCAGGCGCGGGTGCTCGGCTTCAAGCCGGGTGACGGACCGCTGCTGCCGGTGGTGATGCGGCTCGCCTCCGAGCTGTCGCCGACGGGGAACTGGGCGGTGCTCGCCCGGGCGGTCCTGGAGGAGCTGTCGTCGGTGGGGGTGCCGGTGCTCCTCGGCGTACGGCCTGTGGAGGGCCGGGTTCCGCTGCTGCTCGGGCTGCGCGGCGAGTCGGAGCGCACGGCGGTCGCCGACCGGGTCGCCGTGGCGCTGCGGGCCGGTGTGGAGCGGGCCGGGCTCGAACGCGCGGGGGCGCATCCGCCGGTGGTCGTGGTCGGGGTCGCGGGCGGCTGGGCGGCCGCATCCGCCGGGCTGCGGCACGCGGCGGAGACGGCCACGGCGGCGCAGGGGCTGTCCGACCGGCCCTGGTACGACGCACGGCGCCTCGACATCGACCTGCTGCTGTGGCGACTGCGGGACCACCCCGATCTCGCGGCTTTCGTGGACCGGGCGATCGGCCCGCTGCGCGAGCACGACCGGACCTCGCGGCCGCCTCTGTTGCCCACACTTCAGACGTACTTGGCGCATGCGGGCCGCAAGGCGGAGACGGCGCGCGAACTGCATCTGAACCGCCAGACGCTCTACAACCGCCTCGCCCGGATAGCGGAGCTGCTCGGCACGGACCTGGACGATCCGCAGACGGTGCTGGCCCTGAGCCTGGCGCTGCGGGCCCGCCGCCACACGTCGTGA